Below is a genomic region from Prunus persica cultivar Lovell chromosome G3, Prunus_persica_NCBIv2, whole genome shotgun sequence.
TAGTTATGTGGCATGCAAAAACTTACCATATTCTATCAACTCTACTCCTTTCCTTTCCATAGGCATTTCTTAAAAAGGGTCAATATTGCAAGGAGCTTATAACTCAAGTAGTTACAAATCACCCCTATATTGAAGACcacaatatattttatttatttatttttcaaaaaataaaaaaggatgaTAATAGAAAAGAGGCTAGGTAAATGGGTAAGAATTTTATAGTGAGGGCCGAAGGTTGCTCTAGGCTACAACCCAGAGGAGTAAGCATTCTACAGTGAGGACCTTATATATGGTCCTTAGGTGAGGCCATATCTCTTAACCAttggatcaaattggttaCGTTAAGCAATAGGACCTTACCTAAAGCCCATATATAAGGCCATCACTACAGCATGACTCTGCATGCATGCATCTAAATTCAGTCAGCATATAAAAATGATGTGGAACATATGGCTGAAGCAATAGAAGAGGCGTTGGAGCGTCGCACGTGCAAAGGTAAAATCGGAAAGTTGCAAGTTTGGGCCCTGAGCTCGAATTTGGGCCCATGATCCGTTGTTTCGAAGAGAACGATgtcacgagtaaaactcattGCTTTTCCATGACATAAGGGCTTTTTGGGCATTCAAGATTGTTTAGCAGCCTAAAAAGgcgttttaatatttttctagTTTTTGGAAACTTTTGTTAATGTccctttttatttccttttggaTTCCTATGGTTTTCAGGAGTATTTAAACCAATTTTAGCATGTGGCTAGGGCATTATGTTATCATTTTGAAGTTCAATAAACTTCGAATTTTCTCATATCTGGAGGATTCCAGGCTATTGGTTCTCTTAGACTAATCATTTGATTGCCTCCATATTGGCATAGGGCATAGTTATTGTAGGAGGAGCTTGTTTATAAGTGCTTATGTAAGATGCATGTTTGCTCATAGGCACTTTTGTTAAAAGTATGTTAAAGTATTTCAAAAAACCTCTCACTGGCATAGGGCGTAGTTATTGTAAGAGGAGCTTGTTTGTAAGTGCTTATGTAAGAAGCATGTTTGCTCATAGGCACTTTTGTTAAAAGTATGttaaagtttttataaaaaggaaTCAAGTGCTActtggaaaaaaaacacatgctAAGTTCTTCTCAAGCCAGCACTAAAAAGTGCTTTTATAGTCCAGAAACACTCCTGTATGGGAGTGATTTTGGAAAGGCTAAAAGTGTTTTCTGACAACCAAAACTGTTTCTTATAGTGTTTGGCAGAAAAATTAAGAAGCGCTTCTAGAAAAGCACCTATTATGTGCTTCTTCAGAAAGCACTCCCAAAAAGTACTTGTATTTCTTATGAAAGTTTCAAcatctttataataaaagatTTTATGAGCATAAGCGCTCCTAGAGAAGCAGTCCTAAACTATGCCACAAGTTGAAAGTGCTTCTAATCATTCTAAAAGTAATGTCAAACatacaaagagagaaaaagatagTGAGGCTATGTAGTTATTAGAGAGGAAGGGAgagtagagagaaaattgcGGAGAGATTTctgatttaaattttattaaaataatttttttttattacaagCGATAGTAATGTCAAACATACAAACAGAGATAAAGAGAGTGATGAAGATGATAGTAATTAGAGAAGAAGGGAGAGTGGAGAGAAATTGTGAAGATActtctaatttaaattttattacaaataatttttttttaatataagcgatagtctaacCTACAAGGGGAGGAGGTTTCTTATGTAGACCACCTAGGTTTTGGGAGTTCGAACCCGAGACCATtggtctgcaagtcaagaccATTTTCTACTAGGCTAAACCTCGTTGgctattaaaaacaaattttaatgagGGTAAAATTTGTAAAACATGGATATAGGATAACAAAGGCTATATTTCTTCTTCGGCAaaattgtagcaatggtcTCTCAAATAAGACCCCACTTTATTTTTCAGCCCTCAGTCCCAAAAATTGTTATGACCATCCTTCAATTAGATATCACGTTGCACCACTCGTCCTTTTCGTCAGTTCTGTTagtttttttggggttgagaGACGAAAAGTAAAGTAAGGTCTTATTTGAGGGCCCATTGCTACAATTttacctttttctttataaagaagaagaaatttatTTGAGGTACATTGTGTCTACAAGAAGTAAAGCAATTTATCCTAATTATATCATAATAAGTCACCTGTACAAAATAAGGAAAGAAATCATAATGAAATACAACGAAGGAAATGTTAAACTCATTAGccatttcaattatttttatcaaatcTTTTTAAACTATTTGGCTAGCTATGACTACtactaaaaaaaacttctTGATGGATCTAGCcgtaaatatttgttttgatcTTTAGTGgggattttttaaattttattttgtttcatagAAAATGGTACATCCATCCgaggaaaaaaaagttgaacttAAAAGTATTTTAATGCTCATAAGTTGAATACATGGGCATGCGGGCATGCTTAAAAAATATCTTGCCTTtgatctatatatataaagcaaaaggcagagaatggtgaaacattcaaaataccagaaaatgtcattagttaatgcaaattaagaattcaaattattaattaaatgaggataatatggtaaattcacactttttcatatttaaaaaaattaaaagaaaaagaaaaagcagataatggatcctatttttatagaacacaactacccattatcttttttaattctaaaataaatttacttatttttaaaaaaaaacctctcgcaagcgcggaagcgcgtgcagagaggctagttagTAATTAAGTCTAAGGCTTATTTATTGTTTCACCCTTTAAAATGAATCCTCGGTCTCATTTTACccttttaaattgaaattttttcacttAACCACCTAAATCTCTAAAAATTGCTAAAATTTCTCACTTTACTACTCCCGTCCATTTCCATCCACAAAACCATTAAGTATGCTGACACGACATGGACATTCTAGTAATTTTAGCTccttatcttctctctctccctccgtctctttcttctctccccTCTCGGACCCAACCTCCATCCCTCCTCGTCCCCtcctccctctccactcttctttcttctctctgccTCTTTTTGCTTTCtacctctcttctctcccctCCCCCTACCATACCCAACCCCCACCCCAAACCTAACCCTCCATGGACTTACTCAACACACCCAAACCACCCaccactcaaaaaaaaaaaaatttaaatctcATCGATAGCCACTTCCTATCTTCTCTCTtgcaaaaagagagagagagagagagagagagagagagagagagagagagagagagagggagatatatatatgtaaagaaagaagaggagggAAGGGGTGGGGTGCGATGGAGATGATAGAAGAGAGATGCAGGGAGAGGGGAGGGGTTGGGATGCGATGGAGATGCGCTGGGGGTTGGGTCTAGGGAGGGTaggggagagaagagaaaggcatagagaaaagagaagagagaaaagggagGAGGGGATTGGGGTGGGGTGCGATAGAGGTTGGGTTAGGgatggaagagaagagaggggCATAGGTATAGAGGGACAGAGAAGATAAGGAACGAAAATTATTAGAATGACCATGCCACGTCAGCACACTTAACGGTTTTGTGGATGGAAATGGACGGAAGtggtaaagtgagaaaatttcagtttAAGGGGGGTAAAGTGAGACCAAGCTTCCGTTTCAAGGGGTGAAACAATAAATATTGTGCTTCTCAACATTGGAAGATGTACTAAGTTTGAAGGAATTCAGATCCGATTAGCTGTCATTGGATTTAGTCCatacttttttggttttagatgtAGGTCCTTTGACTTTATGAACTTTTTTGTTGTGtcaattttaccctttgagataaataagaaaaacatattgaaaatctaaatttaatgcattttttccttgtaattgaattttgaattctttcctTGATAATATTTACCTAATATATACCATTTAAATCAATGAAAGTAAGACCCACATATTATACCTATGCAATGGACAATAGGACAATATACCTATACCATAGGATAATATATCTACACCATAGGCTGAACAAACTACAAAACATCTTACCTATAAGTAAGGTGGAAAAATAGTCAAGCAGAATATTAAATTACCTATAAATTAGGTGCATAAGAACATAAGTCAAACAGTATATGCTACCTATATCTTaagtacataaaaaaaataagtggtAAAATGTATGTTACCTATAACTTagatccataaataaaaaagcaaaaaagtgTGGTACCTGTATCTCATGTATGTAAAAACACAATTCAATTAAAAACTTCTTTTCTTGTTAAGGGAGTATGTTAcctataatttaaatttatatatatatatataaatgaagaaaaaaatatattaaaaaatgtattACCTATAACTTAGGTATACTATACATAAAAGAACAACTATAAAGAACAAAATGACTGAACCTGATTCAAAGTTGAGCATATAttcaacataaaataataatatatatgtataattaaaaaaagaagaagtcgATACTATGACAGCATAGCAAATGGATATGACTATGCTTCAGCGGGTCATTTGTGCCTTGGGATGAACCCCAAATCTGTCTGAATCTCCATTATTTCCTCATCTATTTTAACGAGTGTTTGGCTTCCTTTGAGCACTAAACTCACTCCATTATCTCTTTCTATGTCAATGtacaatatttaaatataaaaaaatcttccCAATTAGGTGCTTTACTTACCATAaatttagtaatttattataaaaccACCATAAATTTTGCTATAATAACTTCATTATTCCTTACGTTTTATGTGCTTAAGGGTAAACTTGTAAGGAAAGAAGCATtcacaatcatgctctctatttttaagttaaaatttagctaaaaacactagaaagctattttaggagctctctataaaatttcaactccaaccatactcTGTAGTTTAAAGagtcataaatatttttaatattttttaattcaatttttgaataagGTGTAGACACAAaagcaacaataaaaaatagttggctttaaataaatacttaaaataatattaaataaagaagcaTTTAATTATATGGAGTTACTaggagtcctttctctctcctcagatttaggagctcctagaggtctccctattttaggagctgaatagggagcatggttggaggtggttttttttaattcctccctaaattttagctaagaaTGTGGTTTAGGGAGCTCATTGTGGATACTCTAATATTAGCTCATTATCTCATTGAGGTAAGTAATCTAAGATAATGGGTAATATTGGaacaaaaaatgattttaaaaacataaaaataaaaagattacatAAGACAATATTAAACAAGGAATGTAATCCCATGTGgcacaaaagtcaaaaaaCTTGGATCAAAGTCACCAAATTCGAGGATTAAACTCAGCTCCCTAATTCTGATATAAATTCCCATAATAAACTCTAAACCCAAACTTAACCCTTAAACCCATAACAGATGTCATTGCACAGAACCACGGCATAAACAAGATGAGTAGAGTGCCCAAATTCAATTTATGTAAGCAATATTTGTTGGAGAATTAATtgtggaattttttattttttttttacaagcgataatttattttaaattaatctaaactacgaggagggggattcgaacttgagtgGAGATGGGGAACACATCTGCTCTAGCTAACTTGCCTAAGCCCATATATTCATTAATTGTGAAACTTTTAAGAGATGCATTTGAGATGTATTTATACATTACAAATTGTAGGTGAACCTCGGTACATAAGAGGTGTTTAATCAACTGCCAACTAGAACTAGTATCACATTTATGCAAAAGGTTGCTGATCAAGTCCATGAATACATTGTCAAATAAAGTGAGTAAAATAGTTTCagattgtatttcattcttcaaaatgaggtatttataatacaagagTACAAACCCTAGTAGAGTTATACTAGGAAACTAAGGTAAAGTCCTAATTACATAATATCtatacaaaaggaaataaataaaatcataatatattaggaagtaaatctcctaaTTACACTAGGATCTCGCTAACATACATCAGATCCATTCTATGGATAAACTTATGTAGGGTTTcaacataaaacaaatattaatagATGGAACGAAAATAAcaattatttaaattgtttaacCACAGGAAATTAATTGATCTGACCATACATTAGGTGAGTGAGTATTGTCCTAATAGTTTGattattctcttttttttatttgccaAATAATAGTTTGATTTCCTTATTAACGATATAAAGGGAAGGTGATTGAGAACTGATTAAGTTGATCCGTAAGCCAATCCCTGGCCATATTTACACAATTTGCTCTTAATTTTAACAGAAAAACTAACAGAATTGACGGAAAGGACGAGTGGTGCAAAGTAATatctaagagcatctccacccataaggactaaggcaagggcaagggcaagcaagggctgccactattcacgtgaatagtggcagccttgccttttttggttccatCCCAAAAGgctagggcaagggcaagaaaaaaaaaaaaaaagaatatgcaacaaaatataaacttgttatgtatttatagggaaaacatccataattttttagtattttttttatataaaaaactgaatttttttctatttttttgaatttattttgctcgctgacgtcagcgtgacaTCACCGCTGACATCAGCGCCTTCGGGCTGAAGCCGAGGCAAGATCTGCCCTTGGGCTTGCCCAGGTTGGTGGGACCCAGGCCTTGCCCGGGTTGTTGATTGTGAGCTAGAGGTCGTTTGGGCTAGCAAAGGCAGCCTTTTGCCTGGTTTTGGGTGCGCGCTGGACTTGCTCTAATTGAAGGACGACCATGATAATTTTTGGGGTTGAGGAACGAAAAGTAAAGTGAGGTCTTATTTGagggaccattgctacaatttTGCTGCCTTCTTCAGTTTGAGGAAGCATAATCACATTTTGAAGCAATTTATCCTAATTACATCATAATAAGTCACCTACACAAAATAAGGAAAGAAATCATCTGGATCTAGGTTTGTGTCTGCTTGATGATGCTCCTGATTGGCTTGGCTCTGTGTTAGTGAATGACCTACTGAGGTTGTCTAAACCTCGTATGATTAGTGTTGTTTAGTTTCTTTGGTTGTTAGGGGTTCTTCCCCTCCTCCCTTcaccaaaaagagaagaaagaaatcatAATGAAATACAACGAAGGAAATGTTAAACTCTCATTAGccaattcaattatttttatcaaatcTTTTTAACCTATTTGGCTAGTTATGACTACTACTAAAAAAACTTTTTGATGGATGTAGccgtaaaaatttgttttgatcttttgaggggatttttttttaaattttattttgtttcatggAAAAAGATTCATCTATCCGATGATAAAAAGTTAACTTAAAGAATATTTTAATGCTTATAAGTTGAATACAAGGGCATGCTTAAAAAATATCTtgcctttgcttagctattaaGTTTAACGATACTATGCTTCCAAATGTTGGAAGATGTACTAAGTTCGAAGGAATTTGGATCCTCTGTTATAATTTGCTTGACTTCTTTCCTCCATGTGAcatttcattaaaatttaattcaaaGGATTCAAGTTATACAcatcatttttaaaataaaacctCAATTTCCTAACGGAACCATAGTGAACTTGAAATTGGTAATTGATGAAAGGGATTCAATTTAATAATGTAAAAACGAACAAGGGAGATCTATATATGCTATACCATCTCGGCATATTGGTAGTTTATTAAAAAGATTCAATTCAATTGTGAAGACTGACATCTCAGCCGTTGCTATTCAATTGTGAATACTGACATCTCATTCTAATATAAATTCGCATAATAAACTCTAAACCCAAACTTAACCTGTGTCATCACATAAACATAATGAGTAGAGTgcccaaatttaatttatgtatAAGCAATATTTGTCGGAGAATTAAttgtgaatattttttttttatacaagcgataatttattttaaattaatctaaattatgAGGAGGGGAATTCGAACTTGAGTGCAAATGGGGAACACATCCGCTTTAGCCAACTTGACTAAGCCCATGTATGTACATTCATTGAGAGGACCGAtagtatactaaactcacacacactacacggatgTTAGGACTCGAATCCAGAACcttgcctgagggagtaaatactccaaatcATTACAAATTGTAGGTGAACCTAGCTACATAAGAGGTGTTTATTCAACTACCAACTAGAACTAGTCTCACATTTATGCAAAAGGTTGATGATCAAGTCCATGAATACATCAGATCCATTCCATGGATGAACTCATGTAGGGTTTCAACTTAAAACGAATATTAATAGAGGGAACGAAAATAactattatttaaattatttaaccaCAGGAATTTAATTGATCTGACCATACATTAGGTATAATTGTTGAGTGACTATTGTCCTAATAGTTTGATTATTgctttttgttctcttttttttttttttttttttttttgtttgccaAATAATAGTTTTGATTTCCAGGGAAGGTGATTGAGAACTGATTGAGTTGATCCGTAAGCCAATCCTTGCCCATAAatgccttttttcttcttcttttttgcacCAGCTGGTCTATAAAGTTCAAGTGCATGCTTAAAAACTTCATTCACGTTAATGAtaattttaacttcttttttaatcAACGAAAAATGAGATATTCGAACTTCAAACATCAGTGAGCCAAGATTACAATAAGTCGGTAATTTCGAACTTTTATAATGCCTTGGGATGCATATACTCATTGGTCAAGAATTTTCGAGCATATCCCTATTGAAAGAAGTTTATGTTTATGATAGAAAACCCTCTCTCCTGTAGGCTCATCACATCAAAGGAAGTTGATgttgaaaaatggaaaaatggaaaaatgaaaaaatgaaaaaatttggTAAACACACAATTTGGTAATGGACCCATTTCCCACGTCGCCAGAAACATGGCCTACCTGTTTGAAGACAGCAGCAGAATAATTTTACTCCCTCAACTACTTCCATACACCGAGCCCGGCTTTAAGCTTTTATCTCCCTCTAAAACTCAAACACACCAAACATCTCTCAACCAACGAGGCTTGGTCTTTCAATTCACTCTTGCCCTCCTCTTgtccaaatcaaatcatcacTGACATTTTCCATCATCTCCAAAGTTTGCATCTGCAACTTCCCATTAAACCCAGAATTGgatcttcctcttcctaaCCTTTTAGGACCACATATATccattatttttgtgtgtggttgATTGGAATTCCCTATTTATTCTACGATTCAAACTCTGTTTCTTGTCATTTCCTATGTGGGATGtggatatttttttaaataactaGAGTCTTCGTTAGGTTTGAAGTTCTTTAGAATCTAGACTCGTCAATGTTTTTACATCAAAAGTGACATGTTTGTTGGTTTCTGCTAAATCTGATATATGTGGTCTGAGTGTGATTTTCTGGCTTTCTTGAGATTAAAGTCTTAACAAGGAGAATGGGGGTTGAGCTTTGTTCAGATAACTCTAGCATGGGTGTGAGCCCAAGGATTTCATTCTCTTATGATCTTTGCCAATCTGATGTTGCAGCTGTGGAACAACAACAGCACCACCATCCTCCTCTCAGATCCaattcatcatcatcctcatcaagAAGCATGAATTCAAGCATGGAGTTTGATTTCTGCGTCGTCCACGAGAGCTTCGAGCAGGAGTCTTCCTCCGCAGATGAGCTTTTCTCTGATGGGAAAATGATTCCAAGTGAGATCAAGAAAAAGTCTGCTCACCCAAAACAGCTGGATCAAAATATTGTGCCTCATCAACATCCTCCACTgccaacagcagcagcagctgatCCAAGTGACGAAAACACAAGTAGGGCGAAAGAGAGCGGTAAAGAAAGCAAGAACATGAGCTGCAATGAAGCTGATGAGAA
It encodes:
- the LOC18783133 gene encoding suppressor protein SRP40, with product MGVELCSDNSSMGVSPRISFSYDLCQSDVAAVEQQQHHHPPLRSNSSSSSSRSMNSSMEFDFCVVHESFEQESSSADELFSDGKMIPSEIKKKSAHPKQLDQNIVPHQHPPLPTAAAADPSDENTSRAKESGKESKNMSCNEADEKQSSKSFWGFKRSSSCGSGYGRSLCPLPLLSRSNSTGSSSSSSVKRSVFSKEGQNQKQTSQQKSASKKLHSSSQSSSTSMNYQKPPLKKGQYGSYGNAAPFNPVLNVPTANLFGFGLIFSNGKDKTNKKK